One Ovis aries strain OAR_USU_Benz2616 breed Rambouillet chromosome 4, ARS-UI_Ramb_v3.0, whole genome shotgun sequence DNA window includes the following coding sequences:
- the LOC132659775 gene encoding LOW QUALITY PROTEIN: craniofacial development protein 2-like (The sequence of the model RefSeq protein was modified relative to this genomic sequence to represent the inferred CDS: inserted 2 bases in 1 codon) yields the protein VDVTGDRSKVRCCKEQYCIGTWNFRSMNQGKLEVVKQEMARVNVDILGISELKWTGMGEFNSDDHYIYYCGQESLRRNGVAIMVNKRVRNAVLGCNLKNDRMIYLXFQGKPFNITVIQVYAPTSNAEDAEVEWFYEDLQDLLELTPKTDVLFIIGDWNAKVGSQETPGVTGKFGLGIQNEAGQRLIEFCQENALVIANTLFQQHKRRLYTWTSPDGQHQNQIDYILCSQRWRSSIQSAKTRPGADCGSDHELLIAKFRLKLKKVGKTAR from the exons gtggatgtgactggtgatagaagcaaggtccgatgctgtaaagagcaatattgcataggaacctggaatttcaggtccatgaatcaaggcaaattggaagtggtcaaacaagagatggcaagagtgaatgtcgacattctaggaatcagtgaactaaaatggactggaatgggtgaatttaactcagatgaccattatatctactactgtgggcaggaatccctcagaagaaatggagtagccatcatggtcaacaaaagagtccgaaatgcagtacttggatgcaatctcaaaaatgacagaatgatctattt tttccaaggcaaaccattcaatatcacagttatccaagtctatgccccaaccagtaacgctgaagatgctgaagttgaatggttctatgaagacctacaagaccttttagaactaacacccaaaacagatgtccttttcattataggggactggaatgcaaaagtaggcagtcaagaaacacctggagtaacaggcaaatttggccttggaatacagaatgaagcagggcaaagactaatagagttttgccaagaaaatgcactggtcatagcaaacaccctcttccaacaacacaagagaagactctacacatggacatcaccagatggtcaacaccaaaaccagattgattatattctttgcagccaaagatggagaagctctatacagtcggcaaaaacaagaccaggagctgactgtggctcagatcatgaactccttattgccaaattcagactcaaattgaagaaagtagggaaaaccgctaga